One window of the Allorhizobium ampelinum S4 genome contains the following:
- a CDS encoding alanine dehydrogenase: MQPSVSILKETRDDDKRVILLPDAVRMFSDEGFDVFVEKNAGVGLNISDREYADAGATITSTDEAWAVSPFILKYKYPSVDERKYLCRPLHIAAHFYPGENYELTQHLRANSITAYSYEYFKADDGSFPLMTPDSEISGKLAVLLGARQLLSSQGGCGILLASIPGISSPKVVVIGHGNAGGAAARTAAALGNEVTVFGHRAESLRRFQSTVPSSVKCLLLDDETLAREVQDADLVIGAILISTFDTPALISEELVKRMKKGAVIIDVTCGYGPGFLPTADKLTRLGAPAYEVHGVWHFKDPVLPTQVHRTSAIGASNNHTPYLINLGKSIFDRSFKDPVSERAKFTDGGEIVHPDVLSDFAFIEQLAARNVSEERRHG; encoded by the coding sequence ATGCAGCCTTCCGTCTCGATTTTAAAAGAAACGCGCGACGATGACAAACGTGTCATCTTACTTCCCGATGCTGTGCGAATGTTTTCCGACGAGGGATTCGACGTATTTGTTGAAAAAAATGCCGGCGTTGGCCTGAATATCTCCGATCGAGAATACGCGGATGCGGGTGCAACAATCACATCAACTGATGAGGCGTGGGCCGTCTCGCCTTTTATCTTGAAATATAAGTATCCGAGCGTCGACGAGCGGAAATATTTGTGCCGTCCGCTGCACATCGCAGCTCATTTTTATCCGGGCGAAAACTATGAACTTACGCAGCATCTAAGAGCCAACAGCATCACGGCATACAGCTACGAATATTTTAAGGCCGATGACGGATCTTTCCCTCTCATGACGCCCGACAGCGAAATCAGCGGCAAGTTGGCTGTCCTGCTGGGCGCACGGCAATTGCTATCTTCTCAAGGCGGTTGCGGAATCCTGTTGGCTTCAATCCCCGGAATCTCCTCACCCAAAGTTGTAGTCATCGGTCACGGAAACGCGGGTGGAGCTGCGGCAAGAACGGCTGCCGCCCTTGGCAATGAGGTCACTGTATTTGGGCATCGCGCAGAGAGCCTGAGGCGGTTCCAGTCGACTGTTCCGTCCTCCGTGAAGTGCCTGCTGCTGGACGACGAAACCCTTGCTCGCGAAGTACAGGATGCCGACCTGGTCATAGGAGCCATCCTGATCTCAACCTTCGACACGCCGGCTCTAATATCCGAAGAACTGGTCAAACGAATGAAAAAAGGCGCTGTGATCATCGACGTCACTTGTGGGTATGGCCCAGGATTCCTACCAACCGCAGATAAGCTTACCCGGCTCGGCGCCCCCGCCTACGAGGTACATGGCGTCTGGCACTTCAAGGATCCTGTCTTGCCAACACAAGTCCATCGGACATCGGCGATCGGAGCAAGCAATAATCATACCCCTTACCTCATCAATCTCGGGAAATCGATCTTCGACAGGTCGTTCAAAGATCCGGTCTCGGAGCGGGCAAAATTTACTGATGGCGGAGAAATTGTTCACCCCGACGTGCTCAGCGATTTCGCTTTTATCGAGCAGCTCGCCGCGCGAAACGTCAGTGAGGAGCGGCGTCATGGATGA
- a CDS encoding class I SAM-dependent methyltransferase — MDDYVQVSYKERASLYAAEYTDTVDFDFLRSFVTPAVTSILEIPSGVGRNVMNMATTGCSIVAVDREPEMVRFLEERIRSSQPKSNVEALVGDLTTLDLDKVFDLILVPREAFQLLTSQDASRQALLSLKKHLSQRGILIIDLSPFSHSPAAAHDLRPDYYNPMLPDGVWNFDWERQANAQVRFSREHRIHPSRTAGFCSPRVIMWVHGD; from the coding sequence ATGGATGATTACGTTCAGGTTTCCTACAAGGAACGTGCCTCACTCTACGCAGCAGAATATACCGATACGGTTGACTTTGATTTTTTACGCAGCTTCGTCACACCGGCTGTCACGTCGATTCTCGAAATACCCTCGGGGGTTGGTAGAAATGTAATGAACATGGCAACCACCGGCTGTTCAATCGTCGCCGTTGACAGAGAACCAGAAATGGTGCGGTTCCTGGAGGAGCGCATCAGGAGTTCTCAGCCTAAATCCAATGTGGAGGCCTTGGTCGGCGATCTGACGACATTGGATCTGGACAAAGTATTTGATCTCATTCTCGTTCCGCGGGAGGCGTTTCAACTGCTCACATCCCAGGACGCGTCGCGACAGGCGCTTCTCTCCTTAAAAAAGCACCTATCGCAGCGCGGCATCCTCATTATCGACCTATCACCGTTCTCTCACTCGCCTGCCGCCGCTCATGACTTGCGACCGGATTACTATAACCCCATGCTACCCGATGGCGTGTGGAATTTCGATTGGGAACGTCAAGCGAATGCGCAGGTGCGCTTTTCGCGGGAGCATCGTATCCATCCGAGCAGAACCGCGGGATTTTGCTCGCCGCGCGTGATAATGTGGGTCCATGGAGATTGA
- a CDS encoding DUF6429 family protein: MEIDEDKIDDAVLALLWLTLHNEGCAWKGFDWATTDRLHKKGMIGDPVNTSKSLILTDEGLERSEALFRELFTRPAL; the protein is encoded by the coding sequence ATGGAGATTGATGAGGACAAGATCGATGACGCGGTTTTGGCACTGCTATGGCTGACGCTGCATAACGAGGGTTGTGCGTGGAAAGGCTTCGACTGGGCAACGACGGATCGACTTCATAAGAAGGGCATGATCGGCGACCCGGTTAACACGTCAAAGTCGTTGATCCTGACCGATGAAGGCTTGGAGCGTTCGGAGGCGTTGTTCCGAGAGTTGTTCACCCGACCGGCGCTATAG
- the tnpC gene encoding IS66 family transposase, whose amino-acid sequence MALKPDALPEDLASAYLALLANHDVVVNERNIAVAEAANAQAMLSDRDARIASLELRIDKLKRELHGQSSERSARLIDQLELQLEELVTAASEDEVAAQAAAAKTANVRPFVRKRPVRKPWPDDVERERVVIAPPSTCACCGGSRLSKLGEDVTETLEEIPRRFKVIETVREKFTCRDCEAISQSPAPFHATPRGFIGPQLLATILFDKFGMHSPLNRQSTRFKCEGIDLSTSTLGDQVGLGTSALMPLFDLIEAQVFAAERLHGDDTTIPIWGKSKCTTGRIWTYVRDDLPFKGDAPPAAVYYASSNRRGEHPQRHLARYGGILQTDCYNGFEPISIAAQKDVPITFAFCHAHARRKFFELADLEKSARDSKRNGRPISPIALEAVKRFDALFDIERQINGLSAEERLAVRQHKSRPLFDDMHAWLQRERATLSRSSDLVKAMDYMLKRWDGFALFLEDGRICLTNNAAERALRGIALGRRNWTFAGSQRGAERTAVMLTLITTCRLNDVDPKAWLADVFTRIADLPVTRLHELLPWQWKLRKGIAIAPVG is encoded by the coding sequence ATGGCTTTGAAACCTGACGCTCTTCCCGAAGACCTTGCCAGCGCCTATTTGGCGCTACTGGCCAATCACGATGTCGTCGTCAACGAGCGGAACATTGCAGTCGCGGAGGCTGCCAATGCGCAAGCCATGCTATCTGATCGCGATGCGCGGATCGCCAGTCTTGAATTGCGGATCGACAAGCTCAAGCGCGAACTACACGGCCAGAGCAGTGAACGCTCAGCGCGGCTGATTGATCAGTTGGAATTGCAGCTCGAAGAGCTGGTGACGGCAGCGAGCGAAGATGAAGTTGCAGCGCAGGCAGCGGCGGCCAAAACGGCAAACGTGCGTCCGTTTGTGCGCAAGCGTCCAGTTCGCAAGCCTTGGCCGGACGATGTCGAGCGCGAGCGCGTGGTCATTGCCCCTCCGAGCACCTGCGCGTGTTGCGGCGGGTCGCGCCTGTCGAAACTGGGTGAGGACGTTACCGAGACGCTGGAAGAAATTCCGCGCCGCTTCAAGGTCATCGAGACGGTGCGCGAGAAGTTCACCTGCCGTGACTGTGAGGCCATCAGCCAGTCGCCAGCCCCTTTCCATGCCACCCCGCGTGGCTTCATAGGACCCCAACTGCTGGCGACGATCCTGTTCGACAAGTTCGGCATGCATAGCCCGCTCAATCGGCAGAGTACCCGGTTCAAATGCGAGGGGATCGATCTGTCGACCTCAACGCTTGGCGATCAGGTCGGGCTTGGAACATCGGCTCTCATGCCACTGTTCGATCTCATCGAGGCCCAGGTCTTTGCGGCTGAGCGCCTCCACGGTGACGACACCACCATTCCCATCTGGGGCAAAAGCAAATGCACAACTGGGCGCATTTGGACCTATGTGCGTGATGATCTGCCCTTCAAGGGGGATGCACCCCCGGCTGCGGTTTATTACGCCTCGAGCAACCGCCGAGGCGAGCATCCGCAAAGACATCTGGCCAGATATGGCGGCATTCTGCAGACGGATTGTTACAACGGGTTCGAGCCGATATCGATTGCCGCACAGAAAGACGTGCCGATCACGTTTGCTTTTTGCCATGCGCATGCACGACGAAAATTCTTTGAGTTGGCCGATCTCGAAAAAAGTGCGCGCGACAGCAAGCGCAATGGCAGGCCGATCTCCCCGATCGCGCTTGAGGCCGTCAAACGCTTCGACGCGCTGTTTGACATCGAGCGGCAGATCAATGGGCTGAGCGCTGAAGAGCGATTGGCGGTGCGACAGCACAAAAGCAGGCCGCTGTTCGACGACATGCATGCGTGGCTGCAACGCGAGCGCGCCACGCTCAGCAGATCATCCGACCTCGTCAAAGCCATGGACTATATGCTCAAGCGCTGGGACGGCTTTGCGCTATTCCTGGAAGACGGCCGAATTTGCCTCACAAATAATGCCGCCGAGCGCGCTTTAAGAGGTATTGCATTGGGACGCCGCAACTGGACCTTCGCCGGGTCCCAGCGTGGGGCCGAGCGCACTGCCGTCATGCTCACACTCATCACAACCTGCCGTCTTAATGATGTCGACCCAAAGGCATGGCTTGCCGATGTGTTCACCCGCATCGCCGATCTCCCCGTCACCCGCCTGCACGAACTGCTGCCTTGGCAATGGAAGTTGCGCAAAGGGATAGCTATAGCGCCGGTCGGGTGA
- the tnpB gene encoding IS66 family insertion sequence element accessory protein TnpB (TnpB, as the term is used for proteins encoded by IS66 family insertion elements, is considered an accessory protein, since TnpC, encoded by a neighboring gene, is a DDE family transposase.) produces MIALPSGQDVRVWIATGYTDMRCGFPSLALRVQEVLKHEPLSGHLFCFRGRRGDLIKLIWHDGQGSCLFTKRLERGKFIWPSADGGAVAISPAQLSYLLSGIDWRNPQQTWRPTKVG; encoded by the coding sequence ATGATCGCGCTTCCGTCTGGCCAGGATGTGCGTGTCTGGATAGCGACAGGTTATACGGACATGCGGTGTGGATTTCCATCGTTAGCGCTTCGGGTGCAGGAGGTGCTGAAGCATGAACCGCTCAGTGGACATTTGTTTTGCTTCAGGGGTCGGCGCGGCGACCTGATCAAGTTGATCTGGCATGATGGCCAGGGCAGTTGCCTGTTCACAAAAAGGCTTGAGCGGGGCAAGTTCATCTGGCCTTCTGCGGACGGTGGCGCGGTGGCGATCTCGCCTGCGCAACTGTCTTATCTGCTGTCTGGGATTGACTGGCGAAATCCGCAACAAACATGGCGTCCAACAAAGGTTGGATAG
- the tnpA gene encoding IS66-like element accessory protein TnpA has protein sequence MSSHRIDLPRKAAGTRHWPAALKEEIVLATLEAGATVASVARGYDLDPSQIYQWRKALKVSRLSSQEVATSPEFLPVQIWAAADGEQASVQEHAGQEQAEALSCPERGSVTSSISGAIEIQVGPLHRVRVCNDFASDTLERVLDVLRRQQ, from the coding sequence GTGAGTTCTCACAGGATCGATTTACCGCGTAAGGCGGCAGGCACCCGACACTGGCCTGCGGCGTTAAAAGAAGAGATTGTTCTGGCAACGCTTGAGGCTGGCGCGACGGTGGCATCGGTGGCGCGGGGATACGATCTGGACCCATCTCAGATTTATCAGTGGCGCAAGGCTCTGAAGGTTTCGCGGCTCTCATCTCAGGAGGTTGCAACGTCACCGGAATTTCTGCCCGTGCAGATTTGGGCAGCAGCTGATGGTGAGCAAGCGTCGGTCCAGGAACATGCAGGCCAAGAACAGGCGGAAGCTCTGTCTTGCCCTGAGCGTGGGTCAGTGACATCTTCGATTTCGGGAGCGATCGAAATTCAGGTTGGACCGCTGCACCGGGTTCGGGTTTGCAATGATTTTGCCTCCGACACGCTGGAGCGCGTGCTTGATGTTTTGCGGCGGCAACAATGA
- a CDS encoding class I SAM-dependent methyltransferase, protein MIFCLTLPDEHQPGSSLKLSRGFSNEVDAYRITDFANVEVRPDILSYFQGYMDSYFSGPFVEAQGAEHILTAMHRFGGPGDALDLGAGTSTLFWYTPVVDLNSITCADIAPEPLLILKHFIEGSSLPECYQWSVGHFNLESNHIRKIRSAVRDYIVFDTLTRWPTMLDSYGFDLITAFGNIAISSSSSQYRSVFAEIARHLRPGGRTIGADWIRRPEFMNASGHNNSYLDLSLVRSSIEGAGLRLLECEQISIEGDQFYEGIIYWAAAR, encoded by the coding sequence ATGATCTTCTGTCTCACGCTGCCTGATGAGCATCAGCCAGGCTCATCACTGAAGCTTTCACGCGGCTTTTCGAATGAAGTGGATGCGTACAGGATAACGGATTTCGCGAATGTGGAAGTCCGCCCAGATATTCTCTCTTATTTCCAAGGCTACATGGACTCATATTTCAGCGGTCCCTTCGTTGAGGCGCAAGGAGCCGAGCATATTCTTACCGCCATGCACCGCTTCGGCGGACCAGGCGATGCCTTGGATCTAGGCGCAGGGACATCGACGCTATTTTGGTACACTCCAGTTGTCGATCTGAACTCGATCACATGCGCGGACATTGCGCCTGAGCCCCTTCTTATTCTCAAACACTTTATCGAGGGATCTAGTTTACCCGAATGTTATCAATGGTCTGTTGGGCACTTCAATCTAGAAAGCAACCATATCCGAAAGATTCGCTCAGCAGTGAGAGATTATATCGTCTTCGACACTCTTACACGCTGGCCTACGATGTTGGATTCCTACGGCTTCGATTTGATAACGGCTTTTGGCAACATCGCGATCAGTAGCAGTAGCAGCCAGTACCGGTCCGTTTTCGCGGAAATAGCACGCCATCTCCGGCCGGGCGGCCGAACAATCGGCGCGGATTGGATACGGCGCCCCGAATTCATGAACGCTAGCGGTCATAACAATTCCTATCTCGATCTGTCCTTGGTTCGGTCGTCGATCGAAGGTGCGGGTCTACGGCTTCTCGAATGCGAACAAATCAGTATCGAAGGAGACCAGTTCTACGAAGGTATAATCTACTGGGCCGCCGCCCGGTAA
- the speD gene encoding adenosylmethionine decarboxylase: MDHLNIPGEYGSYVEIDGQSCLGSHYIGEIFGAVGMDDPHFVEATLRKCALSAGATILQSNMHHFPSGGVTGIVILSESHISIHSWPEHDYAAIDIFMCGRANISEAVRVLETDFMPKRLIGTTLLRGHDDHGAQAAVSLSQQLPAMALNRI; encoded by the coding sequence ATGGATCATTTAAATATTCCAGGGGAATACGGCTCCTACGTGGAGATCGACGGTCAAAGCTGTCTCGGGTCGCACTACATTGGTGAGATCTTCGGGGCGGTAGGAATGGACGACCCCCATTTTGTCGAAGCAACTTTGCGCAAATGCGCCCTTTCCGCTGGCGCGACGATCCTTCAGTCAAATATGCATCATTTTCCGTCTGGAGGCGTCACCGGAATCGTTATTCTTTCGGAGTCTCACATCAGCATCCATAGCTGGCCAGAGCACGACTACGCCGCGATCGATATTTTCATGTGCGGGAGAGCCAACATATCGGAAGCAGTCCGGGTCCTTGAAACCGACTTCATGCCCAAGCGGCTGATCGGAACAACGCTTCTACGCGGCCATGATGACCACGGGGCGCAGGCTGCCGTTTCGCTTTCCCAACAGCTACCTGCAATGGCCTTAAACAGAATTTGA
- a CDS encoding TauD/TfdA family dioxygenase, whose translation MIEKHDDYLSVDAGNGITRRYHWIWLRDKCPCSQCFNKNSRQKYFDSSTIPIDIRPVEIGEAGSTLRIIWMGGHKSEYDLSWLARQDYSHQVPPRPEGAKPAYELWGGMELPAEARFSSLQAQHEDETLRAALDALLRFGVVTFKGDPIRKVSFETFTDRVAGFLDRTYFGEFFDLNVKPEATTDSVAFSTRELPLHTDIPYYSPPPDFQFLYGLDVSPECARRGIGSTRFVDGLAAAIGLRSEEPEAFAALTRIAVINRAEYPQASKIYENIAPIIKLAKDGSIERLLNNPSKMFFDNVEFDDMLPLYRAYKIFKERLVSASPAYSHNWSDGDLVIWDNRRILHGRGEFGSQGVKRILRGGYISETELLARRRFLRGNGPAHYFASETSRPPALAEM comes from the coding sequence ATGATTGAGAAACATGATGATTATCTCAGCGTTGACGCCGGTAATGGCATTACACGGCGGTATCACTGGATTTGGCTTCGTGACAAATGTCCGTGCAGCCAGTGCTTTAACAAGAATAGCCGCCAGAAATATTTCGACAGCAGCACAATTCCTATCGACATTCGTCCCGTCGAGATCGGAGAAGCTGGCAGTACCCTCAGGATAATATGGATGGGAGGACACAAAAGCGAGTACGATTTATCGTGGCTCGCACGGCAAGATTACTCTCATCAAGTCCCACCAAGGCCTGAAGGAGCAAAGCCGGCATACGAACTCTGGGGTGGGATGGAGCTTCCTGCGGAGGCCCGCTTTAGCAGTTTGCAGGCGCAACATGAAGATGAGACCCTGCGGGCAGCCTTGGATGCACTTCTCCGTTTCGGAGTGGTCACCTTTAAGGGAGATCCGATTCGAAAGGTCTCCTTCGAAACCTTTACTGATCGTGTTGCGGGCTTTCTCGACCGGACATATTTCGGTGAATTCTTCGATCTGAATGTGAAACCGGAAGCGACAACAGATAGCGTGGCGTTCAGCACAAGAGAGCTGCCGCTGCATACGGATATTCCCTATTACTCCCCACCACCAGATTTCCAGTTCCTTTATGGACTCGATGTAAGCCCGGAGTGTGCAAGGCGCGGGATAGGAAGCACACGTTTCGTCGACGGCCTTGCCGCCGCCATCGGTCTTCGGTCGGAAGAACCGGAGGCATTTGCAGCTCTTACACGGATCGCCGTTATTAATCGGGCTGAATATCCCCAGGCGAGCAAGATTTACGAGAATATCGCGCCGATCATAAAGCTTGCAAAAGACGGTTCCATTGAGCGGCTTTTGAACAACCCATCGAAGATGTTCTTCGACAACGTCGAGTTCGACGACATGTTGCCTCTCTACAGGGCTTACAAAATCTTCAAGGAACGACTGGTCAGCGCTTCTCCGGCGTACTCACATAACTGGTCCGACGGGGACCTCGTAATCTGGGACAATCGCCGCATCCTGCATGGTCGCGGAGAGTTTGGTAGTCAAGGTGTCAAGCGTATCTTAAGAGGCGGCTACATAAGCGAGACCGAACTGCTCGCTCGCCGTCGTTTCCTGCGCGGCAACGGTCCCGCTCATTACTTTGCATCCGAGACAAGCCGTCCTCCCGCCTTAGCTGAGATGTGA
- the aepX gene encoding phosphoenolpyruvate mutase, with protein MNIATNSLYVDNLTRGTALRGLIHRSELTFLMEAHSGLSAKIVEEAGFDGIWASGLSISAMLGLRDNNEASWTQVLDVLEYMADSASIPILVDGDTGYGNFNNARRFVRKLCDRGLAGVCFEDKLFPKTNSFIGEAQPLAEIGEFSGRIKAALDARNDDGFCVIARVEALIAGHGMMEAMRRAEAYHQAGADAILIHSKKDDAGEIVEFSRLWANRCPLVIVPTKYYRTPTQTFKDAGISTVIWANHLIRSSITAMADTARKIQAEQCLVNVEGGIATVDEIFRLTKQDELSAAESKYLPPMTGLVPCIGCSGQLTGQEMPCSSNCKL; from the coding sequence ATGAACATCGCAACAAACTCCCTTTACGTCGACAACCTTACACGCGGTACTGCGCTCCGGGGCCTTATCCATCGCTCTGAATTGACCTTTCTGATGGAAGCCCACAGCGGCTTGTCCGCGAAGATCGTTGAGGAAGCGGGATTCGACGGTATCTGGGCATCCGGGTTATCGATCTCAGCAATGTTGGGCCTGAGAGACAATAATGAGGCGTCGTGGACACAAGTCCTCGACGTCTTGGAGTACATGGCCGATTCCGCGTCTATTCCAATCCTTGTTGACGGCGATACCGGATATGGGAATTTCAACAATGCTCGGCGCTTCGTACGAAAACTGTGCGACAGAGGGCTGGCTGGCGTGTGCTTCGAGGACAAGTTGTTTCCAAAGACAAATTCGTTCATCGGAGAGGCACAACCTCTCGCCGAAATTGGCGAATTCTCCGGTCGAATTAAAGCGGCGCTCGATGCTCGAAACGACGACGGATTTTGTGTCATAGCCAGGGTTGAAGCCCTGATCGCCGGTCATGGCATGATGGAGGCGATGCGCCGTGCCGAAGCGTACCACCAAGCCGGCGCCGACGCGATTTTGATTCACTCGAAAAAAGATGACGCCGGCGAAATCGTCGAGTTCTCCAGGCTTTGGGCTAATCGGTGCCCGCTTGTGATCGTGCCCACCAAATATTATCGCACGCCGACCCAGACGTTCAAGGACGCCGGCATTTCCACTGTGATCTGGGCGAACCATTTGATCCGTTCATCTATCACGGCCATGGCAGACACAGCTAGAAAAATCCAGGCCGAGCAGTGCCTTGTCAATGTTGAAGGCGGTATTGCAACCGTCGATGAGATTTTCCGTCTAACCAAACAAGATGAGCTTTCAGCAGCCGAAAGCAAGTACCTGCCGCCAATGACGGGACTTGTGCCATGCATAGGTTGCTCCGGCCAATTAACTGGGCAGGAAATGCCATGCTCATCAAATTGCAAGCTTTAG
- the aepY gene encoding phosphonopyruvate decarboxylase, translating into MISADSFIDTAISNGFSFFSGVPCSYLSPLINRVISRRDANYVGATSEGEAVAIAAGAWLAGRQTVVMCQNSGLGNAVNPLTSLNYPFRIPTLLVVTWRGKPGEADEPQHVLMGRITKELLAVIDVPSDEFPALEANIGPALQNARNRMATSSLPFAMIMSRDAVANSALDEVSIIERGVSGPNTNLTIGGHRPSRHAVLERLLTTIPNDVAVVATTGKCGRELFTLEDRKQHIYQVGSMGAASAMALGIALTTQRRVIVIDGDGAALMKLGNLATIGARRPANYIHLLLDNGVHDSTGGQATVSPSVDFAAVAISCGYCSAWTCDDLEGLETAVANAFRSVGPTMIHMRIAPGSMKNLGRPTLSPAEVALRFKAFLQER; encoded by the coding sequence ATGATTTCGGCTGACAGCTTCATCGATACGGCTATCTCGAACGGATTTTCATTTTTCTCCGGGGTTCCATGCAGCTATCTCTCGCCACTGATCAACCGAGTGATCAGCCGGCGCGATGCAAACTACGTTGGTGCAACGAGTGAAGGTGAGGCCGTTGCAATCGCGGCTGGAGCTTGGTTGGCCGGAAGGCAAACAGTAGTAATGTGCCAAAACTCCGGTCTCGGGAATGCAGTGAATCCGTTGACCTCACTCAACTACCCATTCCGGATACCGACGCTGTTAGTTGTGACCTGGCGCGGAAAACCTGGCGAGGCTGACGAGCCTCAGCATGTTCTAATGGGCAGAATTACCAAAGAGCTGCTGGCGGTCATTGATGTTCCGTCGGACGAGTTTCCAGCGCTGGAAGCCAATATTGGACCTGCTCTCCAAAACGCCCGAAACCGAATGGCGACATCGAGTCTCCCGTTTGCCATGATAATGTCCCGTGATGCTGTCGCTAATTCGGCGCTTGATGAGGTTTCAATTATAGAGCGCGGTGTATCAGGCCCAAATACAAACCTCACCATCGGGGGCCACAGACCGAGTCGGCATGCGGTGCTGGAAAGGCTTTTAACCACGATTCCCAACGACGTCGCAGTGGTCGCTACAACGGGAAAATGCGGCCGGGAGCTGTTTACCTTGGAAGATCGGAAACAGCACATTTATCAGGTCGGTTCCATGGGGGCCGCGAGCGCCATGGCTCTCGGGATAGCGTTAACGACTCAGCGACGGGTGATCGTGATCGACGGCGACGGAGCGGCTCTCATGAAATTGGGGAATTTAGCAACGATCGGAGCTCGGCGCCCTGCGAACTATATTCACCTTCTTCTCGACAACGGTGTCCACGATAGTACCGGTGGGCAGGCGACGGTATCACCATCAGTCGATTTTGCAGCTGTAGCAATTTCGTGTGGGTACTGCTCTGCTTGGACGTGCGACGATTTGGAAGGTTTGGAAACTGCCGTAGCCAATGCGTTTCGTAGTGTCGGACCGACAATGATACATATGCGCATTGCGCCCGGTTCAATGAAAAATCTCGGAAGGCCGACTCTATCACCAGCAGAGGTGGCGCTTCGCTTCAAAGCATTTTTGCAGGAACGATAA
- a CDS encoding LysR substrate-binding domain-containing protein, with product MMLSVSLAALRTFVEVARLRSFKDAAQSLGVTSGAVSQQVKLVENRLDVTLFERSGRNVKLTEQGLRLLGAIHVPFEQIREAVEDFDRRRSARNVVRIVTPIALASHWLVPRMDRFSRRHPDIELHIDTAHAEGVRRQLFDIAIQYGNETAPGVEAKRLPSSKLVVVGSPQLLEGASPIRDPSDCLKFPLLHDHDRLNWPAWFRANGSTHLPAASRKGLSFADESLLVAAAAAAQGLALVRDIHAENLLLHGRLKIAIETSMEPFQSYYLLTPSLVSQRPVVDACKNWILSEMARPVFLDLLSRP from the coding sequence ATGATGTTATCGGTTTCTCTTGCCGCGCTCAGAACATTCGTCGAAGTAGCCCGCCTCCGGAGCTTCAAGGATGCGGCGCAAAGCTTGGGTGTGACCTCCGGAGCAGTAAGTCAGCAGGTCAAGCTCGTTGAAAACAGATTGGATGTCACTCTATTCGAACGGTCCGGCAGAAATGTTAAACTCACGGAGCAGGGCTTACGATTGCTGGGGGCAATCCATGTACCTTTTGAACAAATTCGCGAGGCTGTTGAGGATTTTGACAGACGCCGTTCAGCTCGTAACGTCGTCCGAATTGTGACACCGATTGCCTTGGCTTCGCATTGGTTGGTCCCGCGCATGGATAGATTTTCGAGGCGGCATCCCGACATCGAACTACATATCGACACCGCACATGCGGAGGGTGTTCGCCGACAGTTATTTGATATCGCCATCCAGTACGGCAACGAGACAGCTCCCGGCGTCGAGGCTAAACGCTTGCCTTCTTCGAAATTAGTGGTCGTTGGAAGCCCGCAGCTTCTTGAAGGAGCTTCTCCTATCCGCGATCCCAGTGACTGTTTGAAATTTCCACTGTTGCACGATCACGATAGGCTTAACTGGCCTGCTTGGTTTCGGGCGAATGGGTCCACGCATCTGCCTGCTGCCTCAAGAAAAGGCCTTAGTTTTGCGGATGAGTCGTTGTTAGTTGCAGCCGCGGCGGCTGCTCAGGGGTTAGCCTTGGTTAGAGATATCCACGCTGAAAATCTGCTGTTACACGGCCGCCTCAAAATAGCCATTGAAACATCCATGGAACCGTTTCAATCATATTATCTCTTGACCCCTTCATTGGTCAGCCAGCGACCCGTTGTAGATGCGTGCAAGAATTGGATACTATCTGAGATGGCAAGGCCAGTATTCCTCGATCTCCTATCGAGGCCATGA